The DNA sequence TAGCAAGGAAGGTCTAACAGATTTTGATATCCAACACGTGTATGAAGAATGGAAAATTAGAGCCccattattttattctttcttgATGACCTCCGCCTCTAATAAAAGAACAAAGGCTTCATCTTGGTTCGGGAGCGTTGCTGTGGCTGGACCAGTGCTTCTGAAGCAAAGAAATGTGACCTCTTACaggaaaacgtacactaaGGACAGGTTTTTCACACGGCTACCTCGCGGGTTGCTTGCGGCTTGTAATGTCGAGTGAACGAGTGGCAATACACAACCAAACGGGTTGTCAGAAATCGCTCACGAGTGGTCGAAAATTGCACGAGTGGGTCAACGACTTACTTTGGTTGCTATGATTTGACGGGTTAACGCAAAtggcttttgaaaaattacagttGTTTGGACCAAACCTGACCTTAAAAACGAAAAGCGCAAAACTGCTGAGAAGAACCGAGACACCACAACGAGTAACAAATGAAACGGAAATCTTAGCATCATGGTTACGAACAACAATGAGATTTAGAAAACTTAATTCCCTTTCAACGTCAATCTTTGGATGCCCACATAATTTCACGTATGTAGAAGTTCGTAAAGGCCGGCagtgaaaaatttattgtcaaCCTTTCAACTCATGTGaaagtattttatttgcaaGGTAGTCATAAGCGATCGAAatcagcaaacaaaacagccaCAAACCTGAACCGAGCTCTGAAATTCCTaacaattttatcttttaatttaaaaaaactgctaaagggtgaaataattatatttattttcatctgCGAAAAAgattataattttttcatcatcacTTGAGAGAGCGTTTCAGTGAAACGCAAAGATTCGCATTAGTAATGCATGAATATCCACATTCCTTGTGAAATTTGCACATGGCACGAAAGAGAAACACCATGTGACAGGTAACGCAATAGCCTGCGTGCCAGGCGCTAGAAAGGGGAAGGGAGAGGGGAAAATTAATTGGGCGCGCGCGAAATGCGTGGGGCGAGGGAGAGGAAAGCGCCTGCAGCCAGCCCATTGTTTATTTCGTCTCGCCTCCTCATTGATATGCAAACGGGTAACATCCACGACTGTCTGCCGGTTAAATGTCAGCCAATGAGCGTGCGAAAAAAATGTCGGGTTGAATAtggataaacaaaaaaataagtgGTACGGCCGATCGCAAAGAATTGAAAACTGTAAAAAGAGGTCGCcctaagaaagaaaattgtgcAAACGAGGTCTGCTGAGTATGTGAAATCAACTTGTGGGTCAATTACGGCAGCAGTTCGGCAAAATCTTTTGTGAATCTTTCAAGCCGTCTTTAAGAGACGACTCATTTAGCGTTGTGTGTGGGCTGAACGTCTTAGGAATATAGCGGGATTACGGTCATTGACTCTCTGAAGTCTTCGCAACTTGCTTGTCTCCCTCAGGAAAATCAAAAATCTTTGTGAACTGCATGAATTCATCTAAAAGTGCTTTGGGTCTGAGCAACAAACAGCAGACCGGGAAAACAACAGCTGGAAGACAAGACTCTTTCTGGAGCCCGTTGGTAAAACTGCCAGCAAGTCTTTCTTTCCATACAGTTGTTTCACTGCTTTCCTCTGTTCaactttcaaagttattttgcgACTTATATCTTCTAACTCCAGCAAGATTTCCTTCAAAATTTACTCAAACTTGGCTTCCCCGTCTCTTTCGAGTGTATTTTCATTCTGAAATGGCTTCCAAAACATCTCGGTCAATCAGAAGTTCATATCATGCAATGATTGATGCATAATTAAAAACGGACCAAtggcgattttttttttcgccagCGAACGAGAAAGACCAAATAAACAATGGGCTGGCTGCAGGCGCTTTCCTCTCCCTCGCCCCACGCGTTTCGCGCGCGCCCAGTTAATTTTCCCCTCTCCCTTTCCCTTTCTAGCGCCTGCCACGCAGGCTAGTAACGCAACGATCAGTGTAACTCATACTGTTATCATGGAAGAATTTGACGAAGATGTCCTCGAAAATGAAGAGATAATCGCAAATGTAAAAAGGTTTTTACGAGATGGATGTGGTTGCTCTCTTGGCGTGAAGGGTGGTCCGTGTTGCCAGCAATTTTCGGAGAAACTCGTGTTGTCCAATGTAAACAACTGCCTAGAACTGACACGTGCAGAACTCGACCTTGTGATTCTTGCCAATATCCAAGCTGTTgcgaaaagtgatttgatCAAAATATATGTAATGTATGTAAATAATCGAAAGAGAGTGGTGAGATGGCGTTGTTGAGCGAGTGACGCAAACCATGCGACAACGAAGACTTGAAGAACAAGCACCAGGCATATGAGCGATCGTTACAACGGTTTAGATAAAAACCTTTTCGAAGCGCAACAGAAGAAATAACCAAATAAAGATAACAAGCCTTTAAAAGGGACTAAATTCCATGCGAGCTCAAGTGATCGATCGATGAGAGATCAGACACGAAACATCGTATGTCACGCACATGACGtgtcatttgaaaaacaaataatgatTCTCTTTTGGTTTTACGAACGAGTGGACGCCTCTCCAAACGAgtagtattaatttttatcacacGGTTGTCTACTTGTTTCACACGAGTgggcattttttttacacGGCTGACCAGCTTGGTTGCATGAGTGAGCCTAGCTGCGAGAAcggcttaaaattaaaacctCGCGGGTATCACACGGCTACCACACGGAATTCCGGTCAAACACGGAAAGTcgttagtgtacgttttcctGTGAGAGGTCACAAATAAGCAAATGGATGCTACTTCTTCCCTTCTTGCCATCATGATGAAAACTAAGTCGATTGAGGTATGTTGTTCTAAGTGAGGTAAGCTGTTACCAGTGATACGTAAGTGAATGCATTTGTCCATTATCCTTTTACTTTGACACAATGTTAACTGAGTGGATTAGCTGCTCACACTCTACCTCTTCTAACTATTATTTCATGACAATATcgtaaatttttttccttggcATACAATAATTGTAGTTAGAGAGAGTATAATCAACCAACCTAAACAAGGGCATAGccaggggggtcctggggtgcccaTGACCCCCCCTTTGTAAGCCTTTTTGTAAGCAAACAACCTACAATATTAAGAGaacaatctggtgagtaccctTTGTATGACTcagtgtgaccccccctttgaaTGTGAATGGAGAATGAGAGCATGCAATACCAATAGTTAATTAGTACCAACTAGCTTTGATATATTTTAACAATGGGAACAGCAAAGGAGAAAATTGAGTAGTATTTGTGGTGCTTATCTTATTGATTATTATCTAGATTTAAAAAAGAACTTGACTGATAATGTGATTGATAAAGGATACATGATTACTTAAGGGAGGTTTGCCTGTATAAACATTATAATCTTGCTTATATACATGTTTCCTCATGGTGTATTATAATCTGAACTCTAAAACTTAATTCTGTTGTTTTCAGAGGCAACCATTTCAAGGTTGAACAAGTTAAAATTGACCAATTCTAATAGTAACATGCTCAAGAAACTTGATGCTCTTGGAAAAGATCATGATGCGTAcctgaataaaacaaaagatggGATTATTAAGGCGAATAATCTGTTAAAGAAAGCCAAAGAGAAGTACGATAGTGTGGTGAATAAGCACGGTGCTCATGTTGCTTGTTCAGCTTCATGCACCAAAGAGGTTGATTGTGCAAAGAAAGAGGTCCAGGACTTAAAGGAGGCATGTCATCCtggttttgttgtttcatttgaTAATATAGACGTCCATGTGCAGCGCAGAAATATGACAATGGACTCACAAAATTGTGATTttcactggataaatcaccaAATCATTGAGAACAGGATGTCAGGAGCAACCTTAAATTCAAGCCAGCCTCAAGGATTCCTGTCAAATGTTTCTAATCTACAGTTCCTTCCCACACTTGAAGATCAAAGGCGTCAAAGGCATAACTACATTATCCTGACATCCCGTATTCtggtgaattatttcaaagctCTCTCTCCCCTTGCTGAAGCATGCATCCAGCACATCCCACataccgtaaacgtccatgtataagccgcactttttttcacaaaattgaagccaaaaatagagggtgcggcttatccatggatacatctatgtttggagttctcaaaaacctcCTTAATATTCATTAAACTTCTTAAggtgccgagaaagaaaggaaacagAGCATGTTGCTATAGTTAAAGGAGTCTTCGAGTGCTTATCAGCGAATCTTGctcttcaaaagttccttcaagcaattaattttcgctttactcGAACAAATAAACAtctgcagccagtcactgcCACGCGTATCTTTCTGCCACGTGAGATATAGTACCACAAAATTTGCGAggtaaatggccaactgtttcgttgttttttactaGCTTCATGGCAAATTCATCGACTGAGTTATCAGGCTCCTGTTCTGCGCGAAGTTTTTAGCCTAATGCGAGTTTCCAGATGTATCTATACAGGTGGTATCCCCGAAGAGCCTCTATGTCAGTGTTTCGaaaccttgattgtttgtccttggttgtttgtagcaatacaactttactgaaacttcagactgtgttgtttttatttttttccaaattctgcgctTCGAAATCAGGGGTGAGGCTTATCTAtggatgcggcttatacacggacGTTTACGGTAAATACTCTGAGGAAATGtcaaaaaaggcaaacaagGTAAATCAACATgcttataataaataatattaccCTTTTCCAAACAAAGGACAAGAAACTGGCTTCCAAAACTCTCATGTCATTTCCAGGAAAGATTGTGTAGTCCAATAAAAAATTGCCTTGAATAGTGTTATTTGGGGTTTTGCATTATTCACTGTCTTAAGTCTTACATCATGAGAAAATGATAGGAAAAGAAAGTGTCTATCTTCTTTAATTCTGATTATGCAGATAAATATTCTGATTAAATAATTCTGATTAAGTAGTTAAAtgtaatataaataataataatattaataattattataattaatgtcagtaataattattctgcGTGTTTCATTGCCATGACAAACAActcgaaaacaataaaacactcgGGCCCGGAGGCCCTCGTGTTTCAATAGTTTTCTCGTGGTTTGAAATCGCAATGAAACACTTGAATTCGTGTTTGAAACATAACTGGAAAGTTATTGAACAATAGTCattatttccctttttttctctcctgTTTCAGGCCATGCAGTTTGTACCAGTAATAATGTTTCATATACAATGTAAAATGTTTGGATAGCTTACCTACTCAAGATTCTTTTCTGGAAAATCATCTGTGGACAACTGCACCATGTTCGCAGACCGAAACCTAATAAACCGGAGGAACGTCACAAGTGATGTATCATCTTCGTACAGACCAAACAGAAACTTTTTCCGGGTTGTATTTCAGTCGAGGGTGATCGGAGCAGCCATGTCTGTATTGGGATTTGAAAATAAGTCAAGCATTCCATCAAAATACACGCTGCCTGAAAACATGACCATCCTCAGTAAAGGACGCAAGCTGCCGGTACTTCATGAGCTGTCTGCCAAAGTTGTCGACAATTTTGTCTTTAACAGTAACATGGTTGAACAAGTTAGTAGTGTCGTTTCTgaacaggaaaaaagaaatgtgctAGAGAGGCAAGGCTTGACTGTGGATGGTCGATTCCCATGCAGATTCCCAGGATGCAAAAGTTCATTCAAGCAGAATGGCCAAGCAAGAAGAAACCATGAGATGTCCAACAATCCACCAGTTCAGGTAGAAAATGAACCCTTCAAGGTTTCCCCAACCAAGCGATCTTCCCCTTCCAATCATGACGAGATGAAATCAAAAGATGATGTATTTGATTACAACTGCGCATTATTAGCATACGGGTATATgttcttcagtttctttgaTGCAATTAAGGAAGGCGATGGGGCTCGAATAATAAGGCAATATAAGTACTTTATGCTTTATTGCAAAGCAGATGGAACACATAGTACCAAGTATGCTCTTGAATGCCACTACCAATTATTCTTTGTGTATTCTCTTTTGACACCCAGAGACAGTGAACGCTTTGTCTGGAATAGATCAGTAAACAATCATGGCAAGAAAGGATGTAGCATCTCCTTTGATGAGTCAACTGAACATAGCAACAATTTTGTGAAACAATGTATCAGAAATTTGGGCCCAAATATTTCAGAGGCTGCTGTTTCAAGGTTGTGCAAGGCTGAAAGTTCTACCAGATTAATGCTAGAAAAGCTTGATAAGACCCTAAACCAGTTCTCTAAGTCTGGAAGCCACTCTGAAACATCAGAAAGTAAAGACCTGGATGAACTGATCAAGAAAGTTGCTGTCTTCAAACCGTTCAGCGAACTTGAAGGCCGCAAATATGCTCATTTCTTAGAGTTTAAACGAGACACACGAGAAGATCTTGATGTCTCTGATCTGTATTGTTGGATAAATAAACacaaatgaaatgttgttaTGGGAATAAGGGCAAGATAAAAATCAAGAAACATTACTCCAGCACCTCACCCTATTTGCATTATgtatttttaagaatattaCCTATACACACAGGAAACTTTTACATTTCCCACATTGGGTTAAAAATGGTAAATTTTGGGGGTTTTCTTGGGATCTCAGTGGGATTATATTGATCCATTATAACCCCCAAAATGGGATTATATTGTCCCAGCATAACCCCAAGAATGGGATTATGTTGACCCATTATAACCCCAAGAATGGGATTATATTGTCCCAGCATAACCCCAGGAATGGGATTATATTGACCCATTATAACCCCAAAAATGGGATTATATTGACCCATTATAACCCCCAAAATGGGATTTCATTGTCCCAGCATAACCCCAGAAATGGGATTATATTGATCCATTATAACCCCCAAAATGGGATTATAGTGGCACTATATAACTCCAAAAATGGAATTGTGTTGTCTCAGCAAAACCTCAAGAATGGGATTATACAGACCCATATAACCCCAGGAATGGGATCATATCAACCTAGTTTATAACCTCAAGAATGGTATTTTATACATTAAACCCAGTGTGTGACTTATTGCAGTCCTGcaatatattaaattttacatgCCAAGAAACAAAGCTTCCTCTTTTctaaagaacaacaacaaatacaaaTGATGGTTTAAAGACAATACTTTGGCCTGCATAACCTGAATTTTCCTTGTGAATTTTCATATAATCTCTTTAAACATTCAACACCTTGCTATTTGGTAGTTACATAGTCCTAAGTTGCCATCAAAgaggaataaaataaatttggaaCTTGGTAAGTCTCTTGTCGATGGGACATGTACATTTGCTCCTCAGAAAAACCAACCTTTTAGACACACAACAACAACCCATTCTAATAGGAGTCTCTTAACACattaaacattttctttttctacaaaaaagcaacaaataaaacattgGATCAAAGGTAACTGGGATGCTAAACCCAGTTTTTCTTGTGAACTTTCACATGTCTTTCAAGGTTTGGCACCTTCGTTCATTTATAGTTATATACTGAATAAGTGTCTTTATAAAATAAGCCAACAGTTGACCTGCAGCAGGacttttctttgtaaatgttAACATAACTGCATGTTTGCCAAACCATCAATAATGGCTTTAAGGCAACTGGCATCTTCTTGACCCAGAAGAAGATAACCCAAAGTCAATTTTCTTCACCTTCACATCATCTCTTTGAAGGTTGTTCACATTGCCATTGAGAgttacataattatatttgATAAGTTTCTTGATAAGAACTGTCAACAGCTGACTTGCAGTGAGACTTGTCAGTTGACTTTTCTTTACTGTAAactttgatttcaatatggtGATGACTTCTTCTCTTGCTAACACtctgccaaaaacaactttgatAATAAGTTGTGATGAAGCGGCTGTGGAAGGAACTTTACCATGTAATGTCTCTTTACTACCAGTCCCACTGTTTGTTGTGGAAAGAACTTCAGCATTTGATGTGTCTTGAGTAAATGCACCACTCAACTGACTGCCTCTGCCAAATGAGCTGTCAGATTCACTATCGCTAACCGACAAAGTTGACAAGGATTCTCCACTTTCTGATATAGACTCAGCATCCTAATCAATTAAGATACAACGAAGCCAAATGAGCTGTCACATTCACTATCACTAACAGAGAGAGCTGACAAGGATTCCCCACTTTCTGATATAGAGTCAGCATCCTAATCAATTAAGatacaataaaaacaatttagtTACATGTATGATACTTCCAACACCCATATACCTAGAATAATGCAACCCTAAAGAAATAGCTTCAATGTAAATATTACAAATGCTATTTGTTTCAATTTGGCTAAAGAGTTTCAGTTAAGTTACAAGGACCTTTACTAGTAGGAGATCAGTGTGATCTTGGTAAAAAAAGCTCCTAAGctcttattattcatttttttccttaataatAAGGGAAAAATAAGGGATGTCtattatattattgttaactCAAGGCCACCACTATGGGAGCCTGTCAATaaatttaacaagaaaaattaCAGAAAGATGAAGACTGACACCAACCATAAGAGCAACTAACCTTTTCAGGTGAGGTTAACTTTTCCACATCAGTagctttaaatttcttgcTTGGGGGTGTCGAAGATGCTCTGCTTTTCACTGGTTCAACATGTTTAGAATCTTTTCCACCCAATACAATCTAGACgtaaaaaaaggagaaaacatttcattcCTTTTGAAATACACTGTAACATTAAAGATATAGAGAATATTATATGCCCACAGGACTGATGCCCAATCTTTGGCAATGAAAGGACACCAAAAGTAGCCTTGAGATGGACTCCAATTGAAAGGAAAGAGAGGCAGGCCAAAAACCACCTGGTGGAGGATGGTGATGAAGGAACTGAAAGAAATGGGTCCCTCGTTGAACCTCACCTGTATATAACTTACTACAGTCAAACAATGTATTAAGCAGACACTGTTAAAAGTCCCACAGTATAtatgtttcctttttctagTCTGTCAAAATAATACCTCTGTTAAGCAGTCACTGTAAATTAGGCAGACACTAAAACATTCCTCAAGGGTTTCTGCCTAATATACATACCTTACATGTACTTATGTAGGTTTTCTTATGGcaagaataatttatgaagCAGTTGAAGGTTTGTTAATTTCATCTTGGAAAATCAGTATTTAAATTTCTCTACTTTTCTCGACATAGCCttcattgtaataaaaagaaTTAGGAGGCAAACCATACATGTACCTGCTGTCCCTTGTTCCATTTCTTGTATCGTCGttgttggttaaaaaaatctTGGATGTGTTGAGCAATTCCCTCAGTGGTGAAGCCAATTTCTGGAATCCCACATTCTGCTTCAATTTGTGACGCAAATTTATTTAGTTGCACTTTCTTTTCAGGGGTGTTAAACTTTGGATAATCTCCTTTCCAATGTTCACTGGCTAATATGCCAATCCTCTTGCGCCTAAGTAATAAGTTTTCATCATATCAGTCCCATAAAACCATGGTTAAAAGCTCTAGCATATACAGTAATATctatattacaataatattatttaagaTAAAAGAACTGCCCAAGTGTAAACATGtccattttttaacaaaactcTTGATtgtaaaaagaatatttcaatttgTGCCTCTTGGTGAGGTATGGTAACAGGATGAACCATGCATTACCTGCCAAAATCATTTCAATCAATTTGCATGGACCAAGCTTTGATATAAACCCTGCCCACTTGCACAACCACAAGGCCCAATtcagtaacaaaaataattccagtACTCCTAATAAAAATTTGATGCATGGCATAATTCCAGTATGAAATATATGGAAACATTAAAATGCATCACACGTACTTATAGCCATGAAAAAGTGTTTCAAAATGTACTTGTAACAATTACATACTTGGACAAATACATTCTCTTCATGTCAGGGTCAAATCCAGACATAACACCCATAGTCGGCTTTAAACGAGGACTTGTAACTGGGGGTCTATCCACTAAATCCGTAGGAAGAAGTTATAAAAACTCATGCTTGAAGCGTACTGCAGCTCCATAAGTGAGCCCAAGGCTTTTGAAAATTCTTTCATCTGCATCTTTTTTTATCAGGTCAGCCAGAACGAGAAAGCTTGTTATCTCCTCTTCTAgatattaataaaaataaacaattaatttcaCTGCAGAAGTCTGAATGTAAAGCTTGTTTAAGTTCACACgaaaaagaataaaagcattgaaataagaatgaaaaataaaaccttACAACCTGTACAAATTGACTGACTCAACGCGTGCAATAGACGACGAAAAAGTGCGCCAAAGGCTCCTTCGCAGAAGTCCGGCATTTGGATGTCAAATTATTAAcataaaattcaatttctgcAATATTTTGTGAATTATAAACTACAGATACCAAGTACTATTGCTAAAATTTGAGAGATACAACCAAGGTAGGAAATTGGAGATCgtatattttgtttgtcacAGTCTTGTCTACCCGTTCGATAACCACGGGAAACTTTGCAGACGAATTATGCATGAAAATTATGAAACTAAATAGATTATAAGTTAACCGCAAAAAGTTAAGGGCTGAAATATGAAGGTGTTGGTAATACTAAGCAACATAATTTACCAATCAAATATGGTAGCACCTTTGTTGGATTTCTTAGCTTACCTTCAAAGTGTTTCGAGACTTCGCCTCCAAAAAGTGCCGTGACACGTTCAAGGATGGCCTCCTTATCTTCCATTTCCTTATCTTGTTTTCCATTTGGCGATGCACTGCAACTGGAGTCTGACATACTCGATCTTTTTGCTTATCGAAACCTTCCTACTGTCACTGCAACAGAAAGTAAGGTATTTGGTGCTTCCCGCTGATTCCCGCTCTTTTTGGGCAGTGTGTGAGTTTCATTGGTCCGTGTCTTGTCACGtgtatttcagaaaatatatAAGCTTCTCTGATTGGATAGTGAGCTCATTGCCGCGAGGAGTATGGACAGAACACTTAGTAACCATGCCGcttgacacaaaatggctgacTGTGCAAGATGGAAAGCTGGTCTAGAGAAGAAATCGCCACCTGTAGTTGTAGCGAAAGAAAGTACAGGCATGTTCACTGTCCTTGTCTGCAATGTCGTGGAAGTGCAACAGATAGAAACACTGAGTTACGACACTGGCGAGAAAGCCAGTTGCTCACTACTGAAGTTGAAAGTGAGAGCAGTTCATTCCATGAAATCAgtgatgaaattcatgtatcaaCCGCAAGCTGTGCCAGTCCGGAACCAGCTGAAGTTGAAGCGAATCTCAGCGATGGATCTGATGAAAGCGAAGTTGTTACTTCTGTCGGTTCAGACAGTGATATTGAGGGTCCTGCTGGTCTGCAAGGTATGGAACCTCAAAACCCTCTCAAGAAAGTGCTCCTAACTGCAGTCATTAACGCTCTGAAAGTTATGGATGAAAGTGGGTCATCAATAAAAACTTTTGAGGAAATCTTGAACTATGGGAAAACGATGTTGCTCACTTTAATTGATGAAAGTGTTGTTGTTCATGTCCTGAGTGCAATGTGGCCTAAAAACTGGAATGATGGTCAACTTTTATTAAGGGAAGAAGGTTTTGAAGATGCCAAGGAATACTTCATATGTTTTTGTCGCACTGAAAAAGTGATTACGAGGAATggcaaaacacatgtcaaattCATTTATAGTGGGAATTACAGTATCATGGATAAGAAGGATTCCCTCTGTACTCACTGTGGAAATAAAGGTTATCTCAAGTACTACTATCTGGGTTTGGAGAGTAAAGTTAAAAACTGgtttaaaactgaaacaatGTGTCAAAAAATGCTTTCTCATTGGAACGAGAAG is a window from the Acropora palmata chromosome 1, jaAcrPala1.3, whole genome shotgun sequence genome containing:
- the LOC141894548 gene encoding uncharacterized protein LOC141894548 is translated as MFADRNLINRRNVTSDVSSSYRPNRNFFRVVFQSRVIGAAMSVLGFENKSSIPSKYTLPENMTILSKGRKLPVLHELSAKVVDNFVFNSNMVEQVSSVVSEQEKRNVLERQGLTVDGRFPCRFPGCKSSFKQNGQARRNHEMSNNPPVQVENEPFKVSPTKRSSPSNHDEMKSKDDVFDYNCALLAYGYMFFSFFDAIKEGDGARIIRQYKYFMLYCKADGTHSTKYALECHYQLFFVYSLLTPRDSERFVWNRSVNNHGKKGCSISFDESTEHSNNFVKQCIRNLGPNISEAAVSRLCKAESSTRLMLEKLDKTLNQFSKSGSHSETSESKDLDELIKKVAVFKPFSELEGRKYAHFLEFKRDTREDLDVSDLYCWINKHK